One Sodalinema gerasimenkoae IPPAS B-353 DNA segment encodes these proteins:
- a CDS encoding type IV pilin-like G/H family protein, with amino-acid sequence MTLLSGFVSRCTLMVVLTTGVILSPGGRVLSHPGSIPSQLRLAQNESTPELAEAILGQWFSPSALGGEPLTFIFTEVGVLHFIVTLPRGRTVSQEFGYEVGAGSPNAIDLILPNGDRVATIAEMTDSGTLQFQIEGTEPGSPRPDAFDENVAEFERVSTSTKLPARLVEANALDVLIDISRAQRTHYLEFREFADSMEPLNAQPVPLETDDYRIEINRADGSGNQVRITTTAKREDLRSFTSGVFMVPNERGLEVSLVGICRSDEPDLTAPAMPTPPETAEGTVTCAPGSHLMER; translated from the coding sequence ATGACCTTGTTATCTGGCTTTGTCTCTCGTTGCACCCTGATGGTTGTGTTAACAACGGGGGTCATTCTCTCCCCAGGGGGAAGGGTGCTATCCCATCCCGGTTCCATCCCCTCTCAACTGCGTTTGGCCCAAAATGAGTCAACCCCTGAGTTGGCTGAGGCGATTCTCGGACAATGGTTCTCTCCCTCGGCCCTCGGCGGGGAACCTCTAACGTTTATTTTCACCGAGGTGGGGGTTCTCCACTTCATTGTCACCCTGCCTAGAGGACGCACCGTCTCCCAAGAATTTGGCTATGAGGTTGGGGCCGGTTCTCCCAATGCCATTGATTTGATTCTTCCCAACGGCGATCGCGTGGCCACCATTGCCGAGATGACTGACTCGGGGACGTTGCAGTTTCAGATTGAGGGGACTGAACCCGGTTCACCCCGGCCAGATGCCTTTGATGAGAACGTGGCTGAGTTTGAACGAGTCTCGACGTCCACTAAACTCCCGGCCCGTCTTGTGGAAGCCAACGCCTTGGATGTTTTGATTGATATCAGCCGGGCCCAACGCACTCATTATCTGGAGTTCCGGGAGTTTGCTGATTCCATGGAACCTCTCAATGCTCAGCCGGTTCCCCTGGAGACGGATGACTATCGTATTGAGATTAATCGGGCCGATGGCAGCGGTAACCAGGTTCGCATCACGACCACGGCGAAACGGGAGGATTTACGGAGTTTTACCAGTGGGGTGTTTATGGTTCCCAATGAACGGGGTTTGGAGGTGTCTCTGGTGGGAATCTGTCGCAGCGATGAGCCGGATCTGACGGCCCCGGCCATGCCAACTCCCCCAGAAACGGCTGAGGGGACGGTGACTTGCGCTCCGGGGTCTCATTTAATGGAACGCTAG
- a CDS encoding FAD-binding oxidoreductase, with protein sequence MQRRLGQREIMGGQVAELADQWPGGTIVQWGDLTEAERHHLKAATTGETPEAILYPQTVEALAEAMRIAHDWGIAVIPMGSGSKLHWGGVVNNAPWVMSTRHLDRLVEHAVGDLTVTVEAGAKLRAVEEILAKSQQFLAIDPTYADDATIGGIVATGDMGSWRQRYHSIRDRLIGISFVRHDGQLVKAGGRVVKNVAGYDLMKLLTASYGTLGVITQLTFRLYPLPEASQTLVMTGEASGIGEAVMAIRRSSVVPTALDLLSLGLLHRLQLEGELGLGIRVQNVGPSVEQQSDRLRELAQRLGLGVTSFEAEEEQEFWGRSQQALEQGTPQERVLLKWGVRPTAMISTLDRLEEILAQLQVQPGNERAIARFYAGSGLGHLTLPRHQATSSILGQLRRHCQANGGFLTILEAPQALKGQINPWGDLGNAKIAMARIKQQFDPQTRLSPGRFLL encoded by the coding sequence GTGCAACGTCGGTTAGGACAAAGGGAAATTATGGGTGGACAGGTTGCAGAACTTGCAGATCAGTGGCCGGGAGGAACAATTGTCCAATGGGGAGACTTAACGGAGGCGGAACGCCATCACCTCAAGGCGGCCACAACCGGGGAGACTCCCGAAGCCATCTTGTATCCCCAGACGGTTGAGGCCTTGGCTGAGGCGATGCGGATCGCCCATGATTGGGGAATTGCGGTAATTCCCATGGGATCGGGTTCCAAACTCCATTGGGGGGGAGTCGTGAACAACGCTCCCTGGGTGATGTCCACCCGTCACCTCGATCGCCTTGTGGAACACGCCGTTGGGGATTTAACGGTGACAGTCGAAGCCGGGGCGAAATTGAGGGCCGTTGAGGAAATTTTAGCGAAATCTCAGCAGTTCTTGGCGATCGACCCCACCTATGCCGATGATGCCACGATTGGCGGCATCGTGGCCACAGGAGATATGGGAAGTTGGCGACAGCGATATCACAGCATTCGCGATCGCCTCATTGGGATCTCCTTTGTTCGCCATGATGGACAACTGGTTAAGGCCGGGGGACGGGTGGTGAAAAATGTGGCTGGCTATGACTTAATGAAACTCCTCACTGCCTCCTATGGAACCCTGGGGGTGATCACGCAGTTAACCTTCCGTCTCTACCCCCTTCCCGAAGCCTCACAAACCCTCGTCATGACGGGAGAGGCCTCAGGGATTGGGGAAGCCGTGATGGCGATTCGGCGATCGTCGGTGGTTCCCACTGCCCTAGATTTGCTCTCCCTGGGCCTGCTGCATCGGCTACAACTTGAAGGGGAGTTAGGCTTAGGGATTCGGGTGCAGAATGTTGGCCCAAGTGTGGAACAACAAAGCGATCGCCTGCGGGAGTTGGCCCAACGACTCGGGTTAGGGGTTACCTCATTTGAGGCTGAGGAGGAACAGGAATTTTGGGGGCGATCGCAGCAGGCCCTAGAACAGGGAACCCCCCAGGAACGGGTATTGCTCAAATGGGGAGTTCGTCCAACAGCCATGATCTCTACCTTAGACCGTCTTGAGGAGATTTTGGCCCAGCTTCAGGTGCAACCTGGCAACGAGAGGGCGATCGCCCGTTTCTATGCTGGGAGTGGCCTGGGACATCTCACCCTCCCCCGTCATCAAGCCACCAGCAGCATTCTGGGGCAACTGCGTCGCCATTGCCAGGCCAACGGCGGCTTTCTCACAATTTTAGAAGCCCCTCAAGCCCTCAAAGGTCAAATCAACCCTTGGGGAGATCTCGGCAATGCCAAAATCGCCATGGCACGCATTAAACAGCAGTTTGACCCTCAAACTCGCCTGAGTCCAGGTCGCTTTCTGCTTTAA
- the hppD gene encoding 4-hydroxyphenylpyruvate dioxygenase: MVQIDHVHFYVDQARVWRDWFVHIFGFQSQPALITPDSQLEILNTDHLKLCLSAPGRPNSPVAQFLQKHPPGVADIALRVQNLAEICAHPKVRVLIPPHRSSQGELTAQIAAWGSLRHTLIEKLELEKLEGPSEEPVRKSGTGGPVGAIDHSVLNVPSGKLQAAVEWYCDVLGFAPQQQFTIATARSSLHSQVLVHPDSGVQLPVNEPTSPNSQIQEFLDHNRGAGIQHIALNTPNILHWVPRLRQLGLSFLKVPGTYYEGLRQKTGFCLRESEWRQLVEAEILVDWNDATYPALLLQTFTEPIFQQPTFFFELIERRSVQVQGQSITAQGFGEGNFQALFEAVEQQQLQRKGDH; this comes from the coding sequence ATGGTACAAATCGACCACGTTCATTTCTACGTCGACCAGGCCCGAGTTTGGCGTGACTGGTTTGTTCATATCTTCGGGTTTCAGTCTCAGCCTGCACTGATCACCCCAGACTCTCAACTTGAGATCCTCAACACCGACCATCTCAAGCTCTGTCTGTCGGCTCCTGGCCGCCCCAATAGCCCCGTCGCCCAGTTTTTGCAAAAACACCCTCCGGGGGTGGCTGACATCGCTCTCAGGGTGCAAAATCTGGCGGAGATTTGCGCTCATCCTAAGGTGAGGGTCTTAATCCCGCCGCATCGTTCCTCGCAGGGAGAACTCACCGCCCAAATCGCCGCCTGGGGGTCTTTGCGACATACCCTAATTGAGAAACTTGAACTTGAGAAACTTGAGGGGCCATCTGAAGAACCGGTGAGGAAATCGGGAACTGGCGGCCCTGTGGGGGCGATCGATCATAGTGTTCTCAACGTGCCCTCAGGAAAACTGCAAGCGGCGGTAGAGTGGTATTGCGATGTCTTGGGCTTTGCCCCACAACAGCAATTTACCATTGCCACCGCGCGATCGTCGCTCCATTCCCAAGTCTTGGTTCACCCCGACAGCGGTGTTCAACTTCCCGTTAATGAACCCACCTCTCCCAACTCACAAATTCAGGAATTTCTGGATCACAATCGCGGGGCCGGGATTCAGCATATCGCCCTGAATACCCCAAATATTCTGCATTGGGTTCCCCGACTCCGACAGTTGGGGCTATCCTTTCTTAAGGTTCCTGGAACCTATTATGAGGGCCTGCGTCAGAAAACGGGGTTTTGTCTGAGGGAATCGGAATGGCGGCAACTGGTTGAGGCAGAAATTCTCGTAGATTGGAATGATGCCACCTATCCCGCCTTACTCCTGCAAACCTTCACTGAACCCATTTTTCAGCAACCTACCTTTTTCTTTGAACTCATCGAACGCCGTTCGGTTCAAGTTCAGGGACAGTCTATCACCGCCCAAGGCTTTGGGGAAGGGAACTTTCAAGCCCTCTTTGAAGCCGTCGAACAACAACAACTACAACGAAAGGGCGATCATTAA
- a CDS encoding (Fe-S)-binding protein, which translates to MTSIPAKESNFLGQNPHIGELTANETGFDSKHPPQQDLIDTCVHCGFCLSTCPSYRVIGKEMDSPRGRIYMMDAINKGEADLQPATSQHFDSCLGCLACVTTCPSGVEYDKLIAATRPQVERNVPRSLGDRLLRSLIFNLFPYPNRLRPLLYPLLVYQKSGLRQVVRSTGLLNRVFPRLGAMEAILPEIDHKSLQRDFPTLIPAQGQKRYRVGMILGCVQRLFFDPVNAATARVLTANGCELVIPKTQGCCGALPAHQGQESQAQAIARQMIDSFEGSDIDYIVINAAGCGHTLKEYGHILQDDPNYRDKAREFASRVRDVNEFLIDVGVTTPLHPLRDGELAIAYQDACHLIHGQKISAQPRQLLRQIPHVSLRESQDAALCCGSAGVYNMLQPQVADELGQLKVENLSQTGADIIVSANPGCSLQIQKHLQLQGRQTPLYHPMQLLDYAIRGERLPSP; encoded by the coding sequence ATGACCTCCATCCCCGCCAAAGAAAGCAACTTCCTCGGACAAAATCCCCACATTGGGGAACTCACCGCCAACGAAACGGGATTTGACAGCAAACATCCCCCCCAACAGGACTTAATTGATACCTGCGTTCACTGTGGCTTTTGTCTGTCCACCTGTCCGAGTTATCGCGTCATCGGCAAAGAGATGGACTCCCCCCGAGGACGAATCTACATGATGGATGCCATTAATAAAGGGGAAGCGGACTTACAACCTGCCACCAGTCAACATTTTGATTCCTGCCTAGGCTGTCTGGCCTGTGTCACCACCTGTCCCTCGGGCGTTGAGTATGACAAACTGATTGCCGCCACTCGGCCTCAGGTGGAGCGAAATGTGCCCCGTTCCTTGGGCGATCGCCTACTGCGTTCCCTGATTTTCAATCTCTTTCCCTATCCCAATCGCCTGCGGCCCCTTCTCTACCCACTCCTGGTATATCAAAAATCCGGTTTGCGTCAGGTGGTTCGTTCCACCGGCCTGTTAAACCGAGTGTTTCCCCGCTTAGGAGCGATGGAGGCGATTCTCCCAGAGATTGATCACAAATCCCTCCAACGTGATTTTCCCACGCTCATTCCCGCTCAGGGGCAAAAACGCTACCGCGTTGGCATGATTCTCGGTTGTGTGCAGCGGCTCTTTTTTGACCCGGTGAATGCCGCTACCGCGCGAGTTTTGACGGCGAACGGCTGCGAACTCGTGATTCCCAAAACTCAGGGCTGCTGTGGGGCATTACCCGCTCACCAGGGACAGGAATCTCAGGCCCAGGCGATCGCCCGTCAGATGATTGATAGCTTCGAGGGCAGCGATATTGACTACATCGTGATTAATGCCGCCGGCTGTGGTCATACCCTCAAAGAGTATGGACATATCCTACAAGATGACCCCAACTATCGGGACAAAGCCCGAGAATTTGCCAGTCGCGTTCGGGATGTGAATGAGTTTTTAATCGATGTGGGCGTTACCACTCCCCTGCATCCTCTCCGCGATGGTGAGTTGGCGATCGCCTATCAAGATGCCTGTCATCTAATTCACGGGCAAAAAATTAGTGCCCAACCTCGGCAACTGTTGCGGCAAATCCCCCACGTCTCCCTACGCGAATCCCAGGATGCCGCCCTCTGTTGTGGCAGTGCCGGCGTTTACAATATGCTGCAACCACAGGTGGCCGATGAACTCGGGCAACTCAAAGTAGAAAACCTCAGCCAAACAGGGGCCGACATTATCGTCTCCGCCAACCCCGGCTGTTCCCTGCAAATCCAAAAACATCTACAACTCCAGGGGCGACAGACTCCGCTCTATCACCCCATGCAACTGTTGGATTACGCGATTCGTGGTGAGCGACTCCCCTCGCCTTAA